AGGTGACTACAATGATTTCCATATTGCTTTTGTGTACACTTCATCTTACCTTACCATTTTTCATTGATAtactcacatacacacatatattcCTTAAATAGATTTTCCTTACATTATTGATAGTGAccattatatatgtaattgaatttttccAACACATCagcttattatattttttctcttttattattatttttttatcagcTGAAGATGGTATTTCATCAGTCGCTGCAAACTTGCAGCAACTAGATATACAAAAGCAAGATCGGGAAGCACCACTTGAAGAGGATAACCCTCCTGTAATAATTCCAAATCACCTCCAACTCCATACTCCAGATTGCTTGAACTTGAGCTTTGGGAGTTTTGGATCTGGCACTGGTGCTGCTTTTTCAGGATCTGGGTCATTTGCAACTAGGCCCTTGACAAGCGACTTGGAGGAGACATCTTCAGCAGCAGATGTTTCATCAATTGGGCACTCAGACTCTCGGTATGCCCTGTTTATTGTAGTATTGCTGTCTTGCTCAGTTGTCTATAATtgtctttaccaaaaaaaaattatatatatatatatatgtatatatatcgtGCAGGAATCCTGAATATTATGGGGACGAGCATCTCAACACTACCTCGGACGGAAATTTAGTTCATAGAACTGGTGGGGGCACTGTGAATTATGATTCTCCTTCAGTTTCACAACCAGAGACGTTGAAACAGGAAACCACTGAAGTTGCTCAGGGGAATCAATATGCCTTTCCTTCGTCTGCAGCTGATTTTACATATGAAAATACCCAACAATTCAATAATGCATTTACTCATCCACAGACTAGCTCACCAATGCAGAGTCTTGCCGCTCTCTCAAGTGTAATGGTAATATAATAAAACCCTCAGTTTTACCTTGGATATGTGGAAAATTATGGTTTAATGTGTgctttatttcttctcttagtattgcactttaagttttttttttttgttctttgttgatgtttgtttgttgcttttccTTGTCttcaccatcatgaacaccttgtaTTGGCTTTCATTCGTTTTCAgcttgttttaataatattcttattacctagcaaaaaaaagattcaatttCATGACAATTTTCACCCTTTCGAATATGTTGTTGAGGAAATAGTGCAATATgatattgcaaaaaattataaaaatctgGGGAAAGgttgagaaaattaaagaaaatgtaaaatgtttgaATTATGGAAACAGATTTAGGAcactccaaaattttcaaatgttagGAAGATATGGATGTAAGGAGGATGAGTTTGTAGGACAAATTGCTTAGCAATACATCTGTGataatatttgtgaaaataaacCCAAGGCATGTGCGCAACAGTTTGAGCTGCTCTTTGATACATATATAGTAGCTCTTCAATGACTTATCTGAAAAAAATATAGTAGCTGTTCAATgactaattagaaaaaaaatatagtagcTCTTCAATCCTGGCACATGCCCATTTATGTGTCGTTGTGACAATTATAgaacatgtatatatattgtcTGATAAATAACTGAGTATTTCCGATGGGATTACAGTTCgtgttacaatttttgagtACAAAATTTTCTAGACTGAAATGTGAGGAAAAACTAATGACTTTAAAAGGTGTTGTTCAAGTTGCTGAGCTAAAAAGGTACACTAGGCACATTCTTCTACAGTGTTTGAAAGCAAATGAATAGTGAGACATGTGGACATGTCCACAACTTGGCTGGTTTATACATGTGAACATTTCCTAGATGGAATCAATTATGAAGTTTTGGCCTTATGGCCTTCTCATTGTTGACCTCATTTCGATGGTCTCTGGCATGTGGTCACTCAAGAAATACTATGCTAAGCATTCAACGTGAATCAATCTCATTTCGGAGTTTGCCTTTTATTGTCAAATGTCAACAATGATAAGCTTAGTGGTTTGACAGGGATTGGCTTTAGTTGTGACAGGGAGTCACTTGGTCTCTAAGGACTGTAGTAAATAGCTCTTGCAACTGTGCACTGTCAATCAGGTGCTAGCAAGCGCTTTCTTCTGGTTATAATTTATGCAACCCTACTGCATTAAGCAAATGCATAAACTGTGGTATTATATGAGTTGTGGTGAAGGCAATGATGATAGTCATTAACttcactactgagaactgtaaCAGTgctaaatatttattataataaaaaacactaattaatttttagaaaaagaaaatataggtGAGTATTTGCCAAAATTAATTAAGCGGGTAGAAAGGGTTTGCATTGGTGATGAGAAATGGAAAAATAGAATCTGGCAATGTTAAGGGCAAGTCTTTGGAAATCTATCCAACAATGTTGGAGAAACTTTAATAGATACATTCAGTTCTCTGTTGGGGAAGGTATGCGAGCTTGATTTTGGCTTGATTTTGGCTTGATTTATGGTGTAGATTCTTGCTTAAAAGATGTTATTATGGAGGATTTATTTCGGATTGCAGTAGACAAGAATGCTTCTGTAGCATATTGCTTGATAGATAGGCGAAATTGGAATCCTCAGTTCAGCTGGTCAATCCGAGATTGGGAGTTGGAATCTGTTGAGATTGTCTTTGATAGCATTCTACCCACTATACATGGAGAAGATCAAATATTTTGGAGACCTTTAAAGCAGGAAATTTTGAAGTTCACTCATACTAGGATGCATTTTTGGGTTCTAGAAACATTATTTTCCTTTGAGGACTATTTGGAGTGTCACGGTGCTATGAAAGGTTGCCTCCTTCGCATGGATGGCAGCATCGGGCAAACTTTTAACAGTAGATAATCTtcagaaagaaattttttgattgTTGATTGATGTGGTGCACAATAATAGTGAGGAATCAATTGAACatgtttttcttcattgttCAATGATGAGAGATATGGTCATTTGTGCGCAAGAATAGTGATTCAAATGTTAAGTTGTTGGAAAGGGAGCTTTCATTGGCATAgatgtttgaaaatttgatgtGCTGGGAGGGGGGCTTGAGAAACCATCATTCTGTCAATGTATGGGGGCCAAtcctcatttattttattttatgtggaTTTGGAGGTAGATGAATCTTTGTACTTTTGATGGGATTGGGCCTTTTGTCTATGGAGCTAAAGTCGTATCTTTTATGATCCTTGTTTGATTGGTGGGCACTTGGCTGCCTTAAGTGGCCATTCTTTTTCTACGTTAGATAATTTTCTAGATTTATGTAAATTTAGCTGAAGTTTTGTTGCATCCTTATTACACTACTTCTGTACATGGGGATcacttttgtttaattttcactaaaacattattacttattaaaaatgCAATGTTTGAAAATTTGGGGTGCTGTTCCTTTATGTGTGTTGTGGACAATATAGTGTGAGAAGAATAGAAAAACATTTGATGCTGTTGCCATGTTATCAAGCAATCCATGATAAGAAGTTTGTATGTTTAGTCAACTAATCTAGTCAACCTTTGCTCATGTGCTTATTCAGAATTTCATACAAACTTGAGCGTGTGAGTGGTTGATACATGTATCATGTACTATTATTTTCCTTAccgaataaaattatttttagcttCCAAAGGGGGATAAAAAgaataggaaagaaaaaatagttattttttatatggcTATATCAGGAAAATGTACTGAGGGGAATAGAAGGGTCTTGCAATGAAGCCTATCCTTTGTCATTATTTAACTCAAGCTTTAGCATTGTTGTGCATTTATGATCTTGATATTCTCATGCTCTTGCTGTGCTTTCTTTGGTTGCTTTGTCTTCCTTTGTTTGCATGTATATGATGCATTAATCTTAGGTGAGCTTGGAATTGATGCCGTTAACTGTTTCAGCTCACTGGTCACTATTTATATTGTTTCAGCAGCAGGCATATACAAATTCGTTGCCCAGCAGTTTGTTGGCTTCATCCGTTCAGACTGCAAGGGAGGATTTTGCATATTCACCCTTTCCTGTGACACAATCAATGCCCACAAAATACAGCAATGTGGCTTCTTCTATTAGCGGTCCCACCATGTCTATGCCAGAGGTGCCTCTCTAATCTAGCTTATTGAATAAGTTTTTAAAGTCACGCTGCCTTATGTTCAAAGAAACAGATTTTACAACTTGTTCTGGATCCTCTTTGTTTCTTATCTTTGTTTTCCCCCATATTAGGATTCTCTCCGTTTGTTTTTGAAATGGAGATGGACCATTTCACAAAAgagttaaattttattaatcgaAAGGGGTACATGTGCATTTTGGTTCCTGATTTgtgcccccatagtacatcTCAAATGTACTCAGGTTggctttatttttaataatattttacgtTATCTATCATAAAAAAGGGGTACATGTGCCATGTAACATGTTATTTATGCCTTACCAAATAAAGAATGATGGCTGATTTTAAATGTCATCGCAATTTGTACACCTTTTGATTCATGACAGATTAATAAATCTTCACCATGTAATGGACCCTCCCCATGTCAAAAACAAATGGAGAGGATCTTTATCCCTAAATATGTAACCTATTAAGATTACTGGTGGTAGAAAATGACATACAGataaaatgtgtatatatatatatatatatatatatttaaattggtAACCACACACGTGGTGGGTATTTTTAACCCATATGACCTGACCATCCACCTTGTTACAAGGGGAGGAGGTGCGGCTTGAGCTAGACTGCTAGAGCTCACTGGTGCATACGTACACATTGCTAAAACATCCTTGTTGATTAACAACTACATTTAGAAGTTAACTAGGCCAAATCTTTACATAACTATATGGACTTAGTTACACTTCACTTGGCCATCTAGAAAGAATCAGTTTTGTGTATATGAAGGCTTTATTTTTCTGTCTCTGAGTGTAGGTTGACTTCctttttgatttcattttgcCCAGATGTTGCATTAAACTAACCGAATGCCTTTTATTGATGCACTGTTGGTAATTAATTTCCTCAATTTCACTTCATTATAAGTATTATTTAGCTTCCCAAGGGAACATTGTTTCTGAATCTAAATCTTCTCTTCCTAGTAATCTCCCAATGATTCCAACCTTTTTGGACCATGTGGTTTCTTTCAGCTTTGTAAAGAGGCGTGAAATTTAACTTTAGTTTGGTAGATAGTTATGATTAATGCACCACTATAGGACCTTTTTCCCTCAATTTATTCTTATTCTCTAAATTGAGGGGTGCTCTCAATCCTCCATATTTTCATGGAAAGGTTAATCCTGAATAAAATTGATCTGATTCAAGTATCTCTTTGCCTTCATATATTTCTCTCCCCTCTTTTtaacattcttaaaaaaaacaaagaattactTTTAGGCTTGCCTTGACTTAGTCTTGCTTTTCCTACAACTTTTTGTTTATACAGTGAACTTGTTCAATGGGTGTAGACAACTGACATGTAAAGATTGAAAAATTTAAGTAACAATCTAAAATGAAAATCTAGAAAATGATGTTTTTTCAAGCTTTCAGGTCAAAGAAGTCACTTATTTTGCAACATTCATCTTCACCATCTGCCATGAACTTCTCTGTTTCcctaagttttttctttatttatgtaCAAGAAAAGATAGTAGATTATCATCCTGTTCTATGAATAGCGTTGTTGTGAATACGACTTGTAACAAAGTCTGGTACATCCTCAAGCCATGCTGCTACATTATTGAAGTACTGAGCATGTCCGGCCAGTGCAGGGGTTCATTATTTTCCTGCCTATGGTTGAAAGTCAACCACCTCAAGCACTTTGCCTCCCTTTGCATTGTCAATCACATACCCTATCTTGGATAAGCACTTGCCTTCGTCTTTCAATGCAGCCAGCATTGTCATTTAGTCTCCCTTGAACACCCCTTTGTTACACCCATCTCCCTAAGCTTTAAAAAATAGGAGTAATACATTGAAGTTTCCTTAGCCAAGCACATATTCATTGTATTGTGCTGGCGTAGGATAAAAACATTTCACTCTATGGACAAGTCAAAGCTACAGTGCAATATCCTTGCAGTTTTGATTTACAGTGCAGTTTTGGCAATGATGCAACTAGACAATGTAAAGCTACAGTGCGATATCCTTGCAATTTTGATTTAAAGTGCAGTTTTGGTGATAATGCAACTAGAGACAGTAGTTGGTTGCTTCCTTTATCTCTCAGGATAAGTGTCATTCTCTTGCTCTGATTCAAGTTCTTATTGCCGAGATGAAGTTAATAATTCAAGCACTCAAGCTGTGTTAGAACCTTTCTGCACTGACAATTATAAAGGAATAACCTTGCCCCCCCCTGCTCTACATGTTGTAGTCTTGTAGGTGATGGGGGGAATAGAATTGGCCATCAGCTGTTTTGTGTTAGGCCTGGTGCCCCTGCACTTCTGGCTTTGGATCTACGCATCGCATACATAATGCATAAGTTTTTTGTTAgtaattaaatagaaaaaatatcaaaattatttttaccttGTGAGTTTGCATGTTTCAAGAAGCTAAAACTTGTCCAAGAAAGTAATTTGCCTTTAAGAGGGGGGAAAAATCATGGACAATTAACTGCATGTGTTAAAGAAGACAAAGTAGTTCAATAAATCCAGGAAGTGCTAGGGATGCAGTTCTTCTGACCATTATCTTTTGTTTGTGTGCAGGCTTTGAGAGCAGGTAGTATTTCTACACCTCAGCCTACTCAGACGCTGCCTGGTGCCGGCGTTGCTACAGGACCTGCTCTTCCTCAACACCTTGCTGTGCACCCTTATTCCCAACCTACTCTTCCTTTGGGACATTTTGCCAACATGATCAGCTATCCATTCTTGCCTCAGAGCTACACGTATATGCCCTCTGCTTACCAACAGGGATTTGCTGGTAATAGCACATACCATCAGTCTCTGGCAGCAATGCTACcacaatacaaaaatagtgtttCTGTCAGTAGTTTGCCTCAATCTGCAGCTATTCCCTCTGGATATGCCTTTGGGAGTTCAACCAGCATTCCTGGGGGAAACTTTCCTCTGAATCCACCTGCTGCACCTACAGGCACAACGGTTGGCTATGATGATGTTTTAAGTTCTCAATACAAGGATAGTAATCATTTGATGTCACTTCAGCAGGTATTTTCACTACATGGCTTTGGAAACATCATAAATATTACATATATACCTTCTATTCCTTTTATTTACATGCTGTTTCTATAATGTGAAAATGGAATATTCCATGATCAGAACATGTCAATAAAAATTAACTAGAAAAAGGCttccattttgtttttcaagTCAGTGAAAATGACTGGTTTTAAAGGCGTGATAGATGGTGTAGAGAAAAATATCATGTGCATGCTGTTGTAAAATGCCACCAAATTGATGATGTTATGTTAGTTCTTCTGAAACTAAGTTAGCCCTTCTCCTTTTTCCATTGGTATTCAGAATGATAATTCAGCGATGTGGGTTCATGGGCCTGGTTCCCGAACAGTTTCTGCTCTTCCAAGCACATATTACAGCTTCCAGGGGCAGAATCAGCAGCCAAGTGGGTATCGGCAAGGTCAGCAGCCATCACAGCATTTCAGTTACCCGAATTACTATCATTCCCAAACTGGTGGTTTGTCAATGGAACATCAGCAACAAAACCCGAGGGATGCAGCATCCCTTGGTGCCTCTCAAGGCCAACCACCAAAGCAGTCTCAACAGATCTGGCAAAACAGCTACTAATCCGAGCCTCAAGTCAAGTCAAGTCAAGTCACCTCCTGGTTTTTCAGGGTCTTGTAGTGAGTGTGAAAGTGGCCAATCATAGGCATTCTGCGGGTCTAATAATTTGATGATTCTTCTTCATTAATTGGTCTAAAGAGACCTTGACTGGCTACTGCCCTGTGCCACGAGGTtgtattttaccttttttttcttcttcttcaatgtCTGGTTTTGTTTAACCTAGGAACACGTGTGCTAATTTGATTTAGTGAACTACCTCGTTTCTTTTTAactgtttttcttcttttcatagTAGTGGAAAGTTTCTGTTCGGTTCAATGGTCGTCTTGGTCTATTTGTTTAAGCTTATAAGCTggctttaatttatttatttattttgaagttAGTTTATGTACGGCTTcttgaaacttttttattttcaaagtgtaactttatttttttattgcctTATTTAAAAGCCAAAGTAGCCAATATGTTTAAGATAATCCAAAATGGACACCCGAGTGGACTCAATGGTTACCAACTCCTTCCAGGTTTCTTCTGTTATTACTCAGATTCTATAAAGCACAGGTGCGGGTGTAGGGTGTGGGTGcggtgattaaaaaattattaaaaatatttttatttttatttttatatattgcagagtatacttttttttacattatataaacatatactaaatttaaaagcaatggtagataataactaaaatatgatgttcataaattaaatataacctacaagtttgaaactaaaacatttCATGATGTTCAGAGATTAAAATTCAATCCAGAAGTTTGAACTCCAATTCCTCTTAGCACATGAGGATGAACAAGGTTGTCTAAAAAGTTTAATGGCAAGggtttgaagagttggaaatgaGAAGCCATGATATTGCCACCAAACCATAGGTTGTAAGGCCCACTTATTTGTCAAGCCATCCGGTGAAGGAAGTCTCCCTCAGTAAACTCAATTTTCACCACATTAATTCACTTTCATCTTCAAAGTATCGCTCCAAACACTTGCCCCTTTCCATAAAAATTTCATGATCCTGATGTGGAGCGATGTGTTTTGGATTCTGTGAAAACCATTCAATGGAGTAATACCtagttaaagattaaaaaacaaatatagatGATGAAATGTGTGTTTTACTAGAAGGGGAAACtaaggaaaatagaaaatgaaagtacttacttaggatttaaggaatgagTCAAGCAATGTAGTGGTGTACAATTTTTAGTCCATCGATCAATGAGTATATCATACACCGCATTAAAAAATGAGCTATACTCATTATCTTCCAAGCCTTCATGCCGATATATTGTTACCTTCACCTTCTTCATCACTGAATTCCACATTTCATACACAAGATGAAGACAAGACCTATCCGTGTTAGCTACTCGTAGCATATTATAGATAGGTGCTGTGAAATCAAGGATATAATCAACAACATCCAACCAACGATCACTTAGAATTATATCTTTCACCTTTTGAGCTTTTCCAACATCATCCTCCCTATAAGCAGCCCATTGGTCACTAATAGCCATGGCTTGAAGgcatatttttatcaactttaacaTTTTCAGCATTACAACAACCAAAGCAAATCTAGTATCAACAATTTGAAGTAgttttaatggacaaaattcattaaacattgtCAACCTCATCGAATGGTTCATGATAAAAACTTCATATGTGTAATCCAACTACACTTCTCATATgtaatttcattctttttagtgttttttgttgcacaaatattcttcaaagctAGATTGAGAGTGTGGACAACACATGGtgtacaaaatattttaggatacACACCCTCAATAAGAGCTCCAATAGACTTCATCACATTAGCATTATCAGTGATGACTTGGATAACTTTTTCATGTCCAATCTCTTTTATAGCATCCTTCAACAGCCTAACAATAAAATGCTTGTCTTTGAACTCACTTGACCCATCAATTGCCTTTATAAAAACTGGACTCCCATTTTGATGCaaccataatattaataagcCTCCTTTGTGGATCTAACCATCCATTAGAAACTATACTTACACCATTTTCATGCCAAGAGtccttaattggtttcaaaagtcTTTCAACATTAGCTCTCTCtttgcaaaagtgttgttctCAAGGCATTGTATCCAGGAGGAATATAACCCAGAATGTGATGGTTAGCAGCACATGCATAGGAACTACGATAGTTTGGGTTCCTTGTAAAGTAGAATGGAAGCCCATCGGTATAAAACATCCTCGTAATTCTACTATCTAAttcgtgtctagcattattttGGAATGCTTTCTCCAAAGGAGAAGTCGCAATCACCTTCCTTCTCTTACCATCAACCAGATTTGTACTACCACTCCCTTTGTCTCCGAAATGAAGAAATAGGCCCACGGCCTAGGTGGGGGTAAGGGAATTTGACTTCTACGTTCTCTCTCTAACTTATCATTCTCAACTTGATCATGCATTCTCTGCATTTCCAATCTATGGCTCGGTGTCACTTTATCGCATGTAATACCtttattactaatttttaataaatgagcctTAACCCTAGACTAGGATCCCAAAAAATTCCACCATAATAGTTGCACTTAAAATATGTGTTTCCACCTGATTTAGAAGTAGAACTAAGTGGTTTTTCCACCTTATTCACATACTGCCAAAGAGGAGCATCAACATTTCGCACTTCATCTAATGAATGTGAAGATTCTGTGCTAGTGGCTTCATCCATTgcaaattcaataattttaatttaacctacaaataatttgacaaatacataataactaaataaacaaTCAAACCCAAGTCACAACTCAAAACATTACAGACAGCTtatataaagaaattttttagaaaattaaaaaaaatcaaatcacaatgAGTAATAGAGAATGTGAGAGTATAATGGAGGGTGAGAAACTGAGAACGAAAGCTTTGATACTCGAGTTGAGAGTTGGGTCGGTGAGCTTGGGAGTTGAAACTGAGTGAATTGTGATTTGAGACTGAGTGGAGAATTTGGGATTTGAGACTGAGATTTTGAACCTTGAGTTGAAACAGTGAGAGAGAGGGGAGTGAGTAtgggtctgtgagagagaggggAGATGGAGAGCACACTCAGCACAGAGCCGAGAGGTAGACGGagagcaaaaagcaaaaaaaaaaaaagagaaataaatgaCTAAGAGATATTAGGGTTTTGACGTTTAAAGTTTGAGTTGAAATAGTGCGTTTcacaccttttttattttttatttttttttataacttgaaTTTCTGCCTATATCAGTCGTATCGGTGCCGGTTCGGCTTGAATCGGCCTATTTCAGCGATTTCGGCTCAAATCGGCACGAATTGGTGCATAtcgggaaatgaaaaaaaagcaGCGTGACACAGACTCGCGGGCAGTGGCGTCACCCGTTGCTCGTTGCACGCCACGTCGGACGCGGGTGTGGCTCCTCTGTTGCCGCGTCCGTGGTTCCCAGCTCAGATTCAGGGCTTTAGGTGGGTGCAGTACATGAAGGGTAAAGGAAAACAATTCAACTCAATTATTAATTTGTCAAATTAGTGAATTACATTAGGTGTGACTCTTATGTAGTATTGCACAATtccataattttaattaattgtgtATTTGAAGTATTTATTAtgataaattacatatttttacaatttacaatgtctcccaaattttaaaattgcttAATCATTCTCCtaatttgagattttggtaaaccacattttttttaaaaaattgatccCCTCTTTTAAAAGATAGCATATGGAACTATAGGTATACATAATACCCCTCTCATATAAAGGTTAGATCCATCCACTGTTATGTGAAATGGAAATTACATGacatcttttttcattttctagagtactacaacaaataaataatctCCAAAACAATCCCAACGCACAAATTAATTGGCATAATATcagcatttttttatatttttaaatgaattttgtgcagagtaaaatttatatacaatatCTTAAGTGTAGTACACTAGGTTCTCTAATTGAATTAAAACacttggtttatatatatatatatatatatatataaatttaatactCCTCAAAAAATATAACACTATTTATGTCTTATTGGTCAAAACAACTAAATGtatgaatttaattggagaatCTAATATAGTGTGTATAATTTTACAATTCTGAAAAATGTCTTTCATCCAAGCTTTAATAACCAAGGTTTAAAAAACAGGATCAAATTGGCCAGTCTAACCAGTTCAATCAAGAACCGGCCACTGATCTGGTCTAGTAAAATTGCCCATAATCGGCCAGAATAAGTCAACGATTTGCCAAAATTGGTCAAAAATCGGGAATCGGATGCCGAACTGACTCATTTAATGGTTcgttttttaaaaccatgttaATAACAcactttattttttctaaccAGAAATGACATACATTTCTTGATTtccctttctattttttttttaatcctttttctTAATAATGGTTAGAGAGTACGATCATTATTTTTGAATGTTTAATAATGAAAGTTATACAAATAATATTGCGTTGTCATATTGTATATGGCACTTAATTCCAAatctaaaaaaacataaaatgttagggaaaaatgttatatatatatatatatataactttgagaatgaaaaaatgataaattgatGACTATGACAAGAGAAAAATCTTATTTCTTTGAGA
The sequence above is drawn from the Castanea sativa cultivar Marrone di Chiusa Pesio chromosome 5, ASM4071231v1 genome and encodes:
- the LOC142634013 gene encoding uncharacterized protein LOC142634013 isoform X1, translating into MSVRGGGGSVGGGGKGNNGISTIPASSRKMVQNLKEIVNNLCTEQEIYFTLKECNMDPDEAVNRLLSQDPFHEVKSKREKKKESKDIPDSRSRGANNTSNRGGRGGADRHVGRGGSSQFSSSEPGGLYGKPAYKKENGTHAYSASSSSSFNMSGNHTSRRPTSYSDSVAPEIKLPIVGTSDGISSSTQPSGFQSTWLGGPGHVSMADIVKMGKPHGKASAVPSPPLQGANHQNVLATSSAAAHHNLHSLQDHASMVSDINTEPGVFTSQQLPPNDEWPAIEPPTSSLPSVVEAPSDTEPYADPSHLPLDRVNRHTKYQLDELQVAEDLPIEMLNANRVGSTSVSSRNGQEDNSGGPSVLDNSFYKDMNSYQPHKHVLEHNEAEDGISSVAANLQQLDIQKQDREAPLEEDNPPVIIPNHLQLHTPDCLNLSFGSFGSGTGAAFSGSGSFATRPLTSDLEETSSAADVSSIGHSDSRNPEYYGDEHLNTTSDGNLVHRTGGGTVNYDSPSVSQPETLKQETTEVAQGNQYAFPSSAADFTYENTQQFNNAFTHPQTSSPMQSLAALSSVMQQAYTNSLPSSLLASSVQTAREDFAYSPFPVTQSMPTKYSNVASSISGPTMSMPEALRAGSISTPQPTQTLPGAGVATGPALPQHLAVHPYSQPTLPLGHFANMISYPFLPQSYTYMPSAYQQGFAGNSTYHQSLAAMLPQYKNSVSVSSLPQSAAIPSGYAFGSSTSIPGGNFPLNPPAAPTGTTVGYDDVLSSQYKDSNHLMSLQQNDNSAMWVHGPGSRTVSALPSTYYSFQGQNQQPSGYRQGQQPSQHFSYPNYYHSQTGGLSMEHQQQNPRDAASLGASQGQPPKQSQQIWQNSY
- the LOC142634013 gene encoding uncharacterized protein LOC142634013 isoform X2 is translated as MSVRGGGGSVGGGGKGNNGISTIPASSRKMVQNLKEIVNNLCTEQEIYFTLKECNMDPDEAVNRLLSQDPFHEVKSKREKKKESKDIPDSRSRGANNTSNRGGRGGADRHVGRGGSSQFSSSEPGGLYGKPAYKKENGTHAYSASSSSSFNMSGNHTSRRPTSYSDSVAPEIKLPIVGTSDGISSSTQPSGFQSTWLGGPGHVSMADIVKMGKPHGKASAVPSPPLQGANHQNVLATSSAAAHHNLHSLQDHASMVSDINTEPGVFTSQQLPPNDEWPAIEPPTSSLPSVVEAPSDTEPYADPSHLPLDRVNRHTKYQLDELQVAEDLPIEMLNANRVGSTSVSSRNGQEDNSGGPSVLDNSFYKDMNSYQPHKHVLEHNEAEDGISSVAANLQQLDIQKQDREAPLEEDNPPVIIPNHLQLHTPDCLNLSFGSFGSGTGAAFSGSGSFATRPLTSDLEETSSAADVSSIGHSDSRNPEYYGDEHLNTTSDGNLVHRTGGGTVNYDSPSVSQPETLKQETTEVAQGNQYAFPSSAADFTYENTQQFNNAFTHPQTSSPMQSLAALSSVMQAYTNSLPSSLLASSVQTAREDFAYSPFPVTQSMPTKYSNVASSISGPTMSMPEALRAGSISTPQPTQTLPGAGVATGPALPQHLAVHPYSQPTLPLGHFANMISYPFLPQSYTYMPSAYQQGFAGNSTYHQSLAAMLPQYKNSVSVSSLPQSAAIPSGYAFGSSTSIPGGNFPLNPPAAPTGTTVGYDDVLSSQYKDSNHLMSLQQNDNSAMWVHGPGSRTVSALPSTYYSFQGQNQQPSGYRQGQQPSQHFSYPNYYHSQTGGLSMEHQQQNPRDAASLGASQGQPPKQSQQIWQNSY